In Camarhynchus parvulus chromosome Z, STF_HiC, whole genome shotgun sequence, a genomic segment contains:
- the ZDHHC21 gene encoding palmitoyltransferase ZDHHC21 isoform X2, with the protein MGQRIHFVVDPQGWCCMGLIIFVWLYNTIFIPKVILFPHYEEGNISVVAVFCYYFCSLFCVASLFRASVADPGKLPENPEIPITEREHWELCNKCNMMRPKRSHHCSRCGHCVRRMDHHCPWINNCVGEDNHWLFLQLCFYTQILSSYTLILDFCHYYYFLPLKKENWDTTSIEKMSNCCEDISRPQKPWQQTFSEVFGTHWKILWFIPFRQRQPLRVPYYFANHV; encoded by the exons ATGGGGCAACGGATTCACTTTGTGGTTGACCCTCAGGGTTGGTGCTGCATGGGCCTAATTATCTTTGTCTGGCTGTACAATACAATCTTCATCCCAAAGGTCATCCTTTTTCCTCATTATGAAGagggaaatatttcagttgtGGCAGTTTTCT gttaTTACTTCTGCTCATTGTTTTGTGTAGCTTCATTATTTAGAGCCTCAGTAGCCGATCCAGGAAAACTACCTGAAAATCCAGAGATACCAATTACAG AACGAGAACATTGGGAGTTATGTAACAAGTGCAATATGATGAGACCAAAGCGTTCACACCATTGCAGTCGCTGTGGACATTGTGTGAGGAGGATGGATCACCACTGTCCATG GATTAATAATTGTGTTGGTGAAGACAATCACTGGCTGTTTTTACAGCTGTGTTTCTACACCCAGATCCTTAGTTCCTATACGCTGATACTTGACTTCTGCCATTACTACTACTTTTTGcctctgaaaaaagaaaactgg GACACTACAAGTATAGAAAAAATGTCTAACTGTTGTGAAGACAT ATCGAGGCCCCAGAAGCCGTGGCAGCAGACCTTCTCAGAAGTTTTTGGCACTCACTGGAAGATCCTGTGGTTTATTCCTTTCAGGCAGCGGCAACCACTGCGAGTTCCCTACTACTTTGCCAATCATGTCTAA
- the ZDHHC21 gene encoding palmitoyltransferase ZDHHC21 isoform X1, giving the protein MGQRIHFVVDPQGWCCMGLIIFVWLYNTIFIPKVILFPHYEEGNISVVAVFCYYFCSLFCVASLFRASVADPGKLPENPEIPITEREHWELCNKCNMMRPKRSHHCSRCGHCVRRMDHHCPWINNCVGEDNHWLFLQLCFYTQILSSYTLILDFCHYYYFLPLKKENWDVFVFRHELALLRISAFMGLIILGGISRLFYTQLMGIFTDTTSIEKMSNCCEDISRPQKPWQQTFSEVFGTHWKILWFIPFRQRQPLRVPYYFANHV; this is encoded by the exons ATGGGGCAACGGATTCACTTTGTGGTTGACCCTCAGGGTTGGTGCTGCATGGGCCTAATTATCTTTGTCTGGCTGTACAATACAATCTTCATCCCAAAGGTCATCCTTTTTCCTCATTATGAAGagggaaatatttcagttgtGGCAGTTTTCT gttaTTACTTCTGCTCATTGTTTTGTGTAGCTTCATTATTTAGAGCCTCAGTAGCCGATCCAGGAAAACTACCTGAAAATCCAGAGATACCAATTACAG AACGAGAACATTGGGAGTTATGTAACAAGTGCAATATGATGAGACCAAAGCGTTCACACCATTGCAGTCGCTGTGGACATTGTGTGAGGAGGATGGATCACCACTGTCCATG GATTAATAATTGTGTTGGTGAAGACAATCACTGGCTGTTTTTACAGCTGTGTTTCTACACCCAGATCCTTAGTTCCTATACGCTGATACTTGACTTCTGCCATTACTACTACTTTTTGcctctgaaaaaagaaaactgg GATGTGTTTGTATTTAGACATGAACTTGCTCTCCTAAGAATATCTGCCTTCATGGGTCTAATAATATTAGGTGGAATAAGTCGACTCTTTTACACTCAGCTAATGGGTATTTTCACT GACACTACAAGTATAGAAAAAATGTCTAACTGTTGTGAAGACAT ATCGAGGCCCCAGAAGCCGTGGCAGCAGACCTTCTCAGAAGTTTTTGGCACTCACTGGAAGATCCTGTGGTTTATTCCTTTCAGGCAGCGGCAACCACTGCGAGTTCCCTACTACTTTGCCAATCATGTCTAA